The window GAGTTCCGCGTCGAGTTCGGGCTTGCGCTCGCCCGAGTAGTGGTCGACCCGCGCGGCGATGGAGAGTTTGCCGGCCACGGCCCGCGCCGCGGAGCCGCGGTCCTCCGGGCGAGTTCCCCGGACCGCGTCGTGGACGTAGATGACTCCGTGTTTCGGCGACGGCGCGTGGCCCCGCAGGTGGGCGAACAGCGCGTCCTCGGCCCCGAGCACCTGGACCGTGCCGCTTGGTTTCTTCGCGAGTTCCTCGAGGCCGCCCGCCAGCGAGATCAGCCGCGCGGCGAGGACCGGGCCCGCGAGCGCGGCGAGATTGGGCGCGACGGTCGGCGTCTGGCGTTCGACGAACTCACGGAGGTCGTCTGCCTCGTCGGCCAGGTCCGCGACACGTTCGGCGAGCGAGCGGATCCGGTCCCCGCCGTCACCCGGGAGGTCGGCCTCGCTTCCGTCTCGAGCGGCCAGCTCCCGCGCGTAGTCGACGCCGGTTCCGACGTTCGGATCGACGGTGCCGCCCCACTCCGCGAGCCGCTCGGCGAGTTCGTTCGCCGTCCGCTCGCAGTCGTCCATCGCGCGCACCGCGTGGACGAGTTGCCGGTCGTCGGCGGCTTCGCGCTCGGTCACCGCGGCGCGGGTCGCCGCGGTCGTCGCCTCCTTCAGGGCGTCGTAGTACTCCTCCTCGTCGGCGGCGAACTCCCTCTCGACGGCCAGCGCGGGCCAGTTCCGGGGCTCGTCGGCGGAACCGTCCCGGACGGCCTCGGCGGCCGACTCGGGGTCATCCGGATCGGCCTCGGAGAACCAGCCCGCGTCCGCGGGATCGGTCGTGGTCATTGCCGGGGAGTAGTCGCTCCGGTTGTATATGCGTTCTCGAAGCGATCCGCGGCCGGCTTTCCGGCCGGAGAACGGGGGCGGACCGACTCGGTCGCTCGAGAACCGCACCCGGCGCTGCGCGGCAGTCGTGAACGGCCTCGAAAGTGCGAAGAACGGACGACGGGGTCGGTTCAGCGACCGAACAGTCGCTCCCACAGCGAGCGGCCCGTCGGTCGCTCGGCCAGGATCACCGAGCGGTCGACCTCGTTGATCACGTCGTAGGCGAGCGACCCGCGCAGGAGCCGCGAGAGCAGCCCCCGCTCGGTCGCACCGATGACGATCAGCGAGTGGTCCTCGGCGGCCTCGGCGATCGCCCCCTCGACGTCGCCGGACTCGTCGATCAGGATCGCGGCGTCCTCGAGGCCGTGGTCCGCGGCCCACTCGGTCAGGAACCGTTCACCCTCGGCGCGTTCGTCCTCGTCGACGACGTGCAACAGCGTGATCTCGGAGCCGAGCTGGTCGCGCATGTCGCGGGCGACTTCGGCGCTCAAGTCCGAATCTGGACCGCCGGCCGTCGGGACGAGCACGCGGTCGGTCTCCAGCCCCTGGTCGTCGAACACGAGGAAGTCACAGGGCAGGTCGTGGGTGAGTTCGTCGAGCGGACTCTCGACGCGGCCGGCCGACCACGCGCGGCCGGGCCCCCAGCCCATGACCACGGTGTCCGCGTTCTCTCGACGGGCGACGTCGAAGATCTCCTCGACGGATCGGTGTGAGACCACCGTCTTGACGTCGACGGGGACGTCGAGCGTCTCCGTTCTCTCACGGACCCGTTCCATCAACTGCTGGGACTCCTCGTCGATCCGCTGGATGTGCTCGGAGCCCTCCTCGAGGGGCGTCTGGTCCGGGACCTCGACGATGTGGACGGCTTCGACGGCCCCGTCGTTGGCCTTGGCGATCACGCTCGCCAGCGACAACAGCGAGGACTCGGTGCGCGGGTTCGACACCGGGACGACGACCGTATGCTCCGCGTTCCCGGACGGACGAGCCGCGTTCGCGGCCGAGACCGCCAGGTCGGGCATCTCCTCGGAGCGGGAGAGAATGTAATTGCTCAGGACGCCTTCCCGATCGGTCTCGTGACGGGCGTAGACCCCGTACCAGAGCACCGCGCCGACGACGAACACGAGGCTGAGCGCGATCTCGATCTCTTTCATGAAGCCGATCAGCCCGAGCGAGAAGACCATCCCGAGGATCGGCGTGATCGGGTACAGCGGGACGGTGAAGTCGGGATCGTACTCCGGAACGTCGGCCTCACGGAACACGATCAGCGCGGCGTTGATGAGCGCGTAGACGACCAGATGCAGGATGCTCGCGGCCTTCGACAGCACCTCGAGGTCGTTCCCGAGGACGACGATGAAAAGCAGGATCATCCCGCCGGTGACCGCGATCGAGCGGTACGGCGTCGCGAACCGCGGGTGGATCTCGTTGAGCCACGCGGTGACGATCTTGTCCCGGCCCATCGCGAAGTTGATCCGGGCCGACGCGAGGATGGATGCGTTCGCGCTCGAGGCGGTCGCCAGCAGTGCGCCGAGCGTGATCGAGGTCACGCCGATTACGCCGAGGTTCCCGGAGAAAATGATCTCGGCGGCG of the Halobiforma lacisalsi AJ5 genome contains:
- a CDS encoding NOP5/NOP56 family protein; the encoded protein is MTTTDPADAGWFSEADPDDPESAAEAVRDGSADEPRNWPALAVEREFAADEEEYYDALKEATTAATRAAVTEREAADDRQLVHAVRAMDDCERTANELAERLAEWGGTVDPNVGTGVDYARELAARDGSEADLPGDGGDRIRSLAERVADLADEADDLREFVERQTPTVAPNLAALAGPVLAARLISLAGGLEELAKKPSGTVQVLGAEDALFAHLRGHAPSPKHGVIYVHDAVRGTRPEDRGSAARAVAGKLSIAARVDHYSGERKPELDAELEERIDTIRARADGDDASTGGEGDD
- a CDS encoding amino acid permease, with the protein product MSDEELAKDLGLISALAIGIGTMIGAGIFVLPGVAAQEAGPVVVLSFVIGGLIAMINALSVSELGTAMPKAGGAYYYINRALGPLFGSISGMGDWMGLAFASAFYCIGFGGYLATFLGDVVVSLPVVGEIAVLPTIALGPLVLSEVQVGAFVAGLAFVGVNYMGAKETGGVQTAIVALLLTILTAFSLLGFFSFDWGTVMVDDTVAPLGYGEILPGTALVFVSFLGYAKIATVGEELKNPGRNLPIAIVGSVAIATVIYAIIVGLLVGIIPYDSISDQTPMSDAAEIIFSGNLGVIGVTSITLGALLATASSANASILASARINFAMGRDKIVTAWLNEIHPRFATPYRSIAVTGGMILLFIVVLGNDLEVLSKAASILHLVVYALINAALIVFREADVPEYDPDFTVPLYPITPILGMVFSLGLIGFMKEIEIALSLVFVVGAVLWYGVYARHETDREGVLSNYILSRSEEMPDLAVSAANAARPSGNAEHTVVVPVSNPRTESSLLSLASVIAKANDGAVEAVHIVEVPDQTPLEEGSEHIQRIDEESQQLMERVRERTETLDVPVDVKTVVSHRSVEEIFDVARRENADTVVMGWGPGRAWSAGRVESPLDELTHDLPCDFLVFDDQGLETDRVLVPTAGGPDSDLSAEVARDMRDQLGSEITLLHVVDEDERAEGERFLTEWAADHGLEDAAILIDESGDVEGAIAEAAEDHSLIVIGATERGLLSRLLRGSLAYDVINEVDRSVILAERPTGRSLWERLFGR